The genome window ctctctctctttctctctctctctctctctgctcgCAGGAAGTTTCTCCATGGCGTCTGAACGCGTCAACAAGCCTCCATCGCACCCTGAATACCCCGAGGTATTTATATCACACCCAAACTTAAATTTACTGCTCTTAAGCCTTCATTTTCCTTGTTTctatcctctctctctctctctctctctatctctcacTGTCTCTACACTGAATCATCTTCCACTATTATATTCTCTTCAGAGATAGACATTGTTTTAACACCTCCATCATGGGTCGTCTGAGTTTTGTATGAAATATGCGAGCTGAGGAGATTTTGTTGGAACCCCATTTCAAGAGTTCCtcgtttttatatttttttcaccgattttcttcaattttcgtGTAATTTACTGAaaaagtttcaatcttggtGTTGCTGTTTTGTGTTCGATACGACTTAAATTGCTGTAATTAGGGTTTTAAATTGTAATCTGCTGAAATTTGGATTTTTCctcaagattattattattatttttttaataaaaatgatagaAACCACTTTTTCAGTGTTCTCAACAACTAATTCTATCTGTTTCAGCTTTAACTGCTCTCATGTGACATGTGAACAagaatgctttttctttttcagatctgtaaaaatttcaaatttcaaatggaaaagaataatttttttttttggttcagatGATAATTGAAGCTATTGATGCACTGAAACAAGAAGAAGGGTCAAACAAGACATCAATATCGAGATACATAGAATCCAAGTATGGAGAATTGCCTTCTGCTCACTCAAAGCTGCTCACTTTCCACTTGGACAGAATGAAGCAGAGCGGTGAACTGATTTTCTTGAAGAACAATTACATCAAGGCAGGCCCAGGTGTTCCCCCTAAGCGTGGCCGTGGAAGGCCAAGAAAAGACCCCAATGCGCCACCGGTCCCCAAGAAGCCCAAGCCTTCGCCCGGCCCTTCCACGGTCACCCTCTCCAAAACCGGCAGGCCTCGGGGCCGCCCGAGGAAGGTGAAGCCACAGCCATCCCAACCCCAGAATGGGCTTGAAATGAGCTAGCTAACTAACTAGCTAGCTGGATTTGAAGCTAAGGTCCATTCATCTCTAAACCTGATTATGTTCAtcactttaatttgttgtgcTTTAATTGTAGTGTGTGTGTTTAAGTTATATTAGAGTTGGATGTAGATTAGGTGTCATCATGTACTTCAACCTCACTGCTTGTTCCCAGATTCACACTGGACAAATCCAATGCCCCCCATTGTCTGTGATCTCTATATCTTCATCTTCACGAGTTTCAACCCGTCTCAACTAAACGTCTAACCTTAACTTAACACAGTATCTCCCGCATTCCTTCTTTTGAAATGCACTTGCATTGACACAAATCTTTACCACTCATTCTGTTGGAGTTGTGGCTGGAAGGCCAAGTTCAACATCCTGCCATAGAATTGTGACGATGTGGCTTAATGTCCGCTTACTTATGACCTGATGTTGGTTTTAAGAAAGATATGAGAACTAAATAAGCAAAGAACTCTGTGATTAAACCTTTATGGCAGGATGTTGAACTCGGCCTTAATGTCCGCCTACTTATGACCTGTTGGTTTTAAAAAAGATATGAGAACCAGATAAGCAAAGAACTATGTGATTAAGTCTCAATGCTGAGAGATAGAACACATTCTATTAGTTTTAAGCTTTCAACCACTATTATTACTGGTGGTTTTAGGGTTGAGGGAGGTGATGTTGACATGAATGTGGGCGTGGGTGACTGAGTGGAGCTCAGTAGTTGAGCTACTTGTTGTTGGTTACTGAAAAGGTTGGCAAGAAAAGATCTGAATAGGATAAGAAATCAATAGTGAGAATTGATGACAGCTTTCATGGCATGGACAAGATCAAACATCCTAAGTACGAAATAGATTGTGTGTGTTACTGTTTCTTTTATCTTCAAATTCCGCAATCATGTCTTTGTCGAGGGGACTGAGGCCCCACTTTGATAGGAATCTTGATTTCGTGAGGACTCACTGGTGGTGGTAGCAGGAGATTATTGGAATCTTCTTCTGCGCAGAGAATGAAGTGTAAATGGATAATTTGGTTGATATTATCCCCGGATTAGACCTAGGAGGATAAGGATATATGTGTTTGGACCACCTCAAAGAATTAGGTCAAAAACACAGTACATTTATTTGTTGCTGTCACCTACCTCAAAATATCAGAGAAATTTATGTTCGATTTTGACTTCTCAAAGCTTGAATAACCAGCTCAGCTCTGCAAACTATCTAGTGGTATAGTGGTACGAAGTGATTTTCTCATATATGAAGGgacagtattgactctttgtgttttagcACGTTAAGATTGTTGGGATTCAACAGGATCACCAGCCACACTCTCCGATgatatatgaacatatattacaaacCATGATTTCAGACCCCGTGATAATGGGAAGCACAAAAGTTAATTTCGACATCATGACGCAATTGTAATATAATGCTGGTGTTAATGGTTTATAAAGTGCAATTATGATCCGATCAGAGTGCATGCACTATTTATTACACATATTCCATACTTTTGATTTTTGAACGCTGGGTTTGGACCACATTGCCACTTTACTCTTCTCCCATTCATCACTACCCGCTGTTTAGTGTGTTACATACTTACATTAATCAATTGTATCATACCTCATTAAAAAAGATTTTGATTTATAAGCTTTTATTatgcaatataataaaaaaattctattatATTGCTTACATTTTAAGCATAGTTttttactctctttttttttatacattatctCTATAGAATGTCTAACTATTTATGTTTGAGCCATTCTTTAAataagcattttttttaataagttgagaaagttcaatttattttgatgagtTCATTAGAATAATTTGGTGTTGGAGTTATTATTCATGCCTTGTTAAGCTTAACTTAATGGGTTTTCGTATACCTGATCATTTGGGTTTAGGTTAGTCATTCGATATTTCAAATGACAATTCATCTCCAATCATCTTGATTTGAATCACAAAGACAAAATGGGCTTATCGCAGCTAGGTATTAGTTGCAGTATcgacatgtttttttttttttttttttttttttNNNNNNNNNNNNNNNNNNNNNNNNNNNNNNNNNNNNNNNNNNNNNNNNNNNNNNNNNNNNNNNNNNNNNNNNNNNNNNNNNNNNNNNNNNNNNNNNNNNNNNNNNNNNNNNNNNNNNNNNNNNNNNNNNNNNNNNNNNNNNNNNNNNNNNNNNNNNNNNNNNNNNNNNNNNNNNNNNNNNNNNNNNNNNNNNNNNNNNNNNNNNNNNNNNNNNNNNNNNNNNNNNNNNNNNNNNNNNNNNNNNNNNNNNNNNNNNNNNNNNNNNNNNNNNNNNNNNNNNNNNNNNNNNNNNNNNNNNNNNNNNNNNNNNNNNNNNNNNNNNNNNNNNNNNNNNNNNNNNNNNNNNNNNNNNNNNNNNNNNNNNNNNNNNNNNNNNNNNNNNNNNNNNNNNNNNNNNNNNNNNNNNNNNNNNNNNNNNNNNNNNNNNNNNNNNNNNNNNNNNNNNNNNNNNNNNNNNNNNNNNNNNNNNNNNNNNNNNNNNNNNNNNNNNNNNNNNNNNNNNNNNNNNNNNNNNNNNNNNNNNNNNNNNNNNNNNNNNNNNNNNNNNNNNNNNNNNNNNNNNNNNNNNNNNNNNNNNNNNNNNNNNNNNNNNNNNNNNNNNNNNNNNNNNNNNNNNNNNNNNNNNNNNNNNNNNNNNNNNNNNNNNNNNNNNNNNNNNNNNNNNNNNNNNNNNNNNNNNNNNNNNNNNNNNNNNNNNNNNNNNNNNNNNNNNNNNNNNNNNNNNNNNNNNNNNNNNNNNNNNNNNNNNNNNNNNNNNNNNNNNNNNNNNNNNNNNNNNNNNNNNNNNNNNNNNNNNNNNNNNNNNNNNNNNNNNNNNNNNNNNNNNNNNNNNNNNNNNNNNNNNNNNNNNNNNNNNNNNNNNNNNNNNNNNNNNNNNNNNNNNNNNNNNNNNNNNNNNNNNNNNNNNNNNNNNNNNNNNNNNNNNNNNNNNNNNNNNNNNNNNNNNNNNNNNNNNNNNNNNNNNNNNNNNNNNNNNNNNNNNNNNNNNNNNNNNNNNNNNNNNNNNNNNNNNNNNNNNNNNNNNNNNNNNNNNNNNNNNNNNNNNNNNNNNNNNNNNNNNNNNNNNNNNNNNNNNNNNNNNNNNNNNNNNNNNNNNNNNNNNNNNNNNNNNNNNNNNNNNNNNNNNNNNNNNNNNNNNNNNNNNNNNNNNNNNNNNNNNNNNNNNNNNNNNNNNNNNNNNNNNNNNNNNNNNNNNNNNNNNNNNNNNNNNNNNNNNNNNNNNNNNNNNNNNNNNNNNNNNNNNNNNNNNNNNNNNNNNNNNNNNNNNNNNNNNNNNNNNNNNNNNNNNNNNNNNNNNNNNNNNNNNNNNNNNNNNNNNNNNNNNNNNNNNNNNNNNNNNNNNNNNNNNNNNNNNNNNNNNNNNNNNNNNNNNNNNNNNNNNNNNNNNNNNNNNNNNNNNNNNNNNNNNNNNNNNNNNNNNNNNNNNNNNNNNNNNNNNNNNNNNNNNNNNNNNNNNNNNNNNNNNNNNNNNNNNNNNNNNNNNNNNNNNNNNNNNNNNNNtttttttttttttttttttttttttttttttttttttttttttttgagttctactgactcggttacaatgtagtatctgttcataaactactttctcaacctactgaagcacaaagagtcagcatcgcctccattgaggctcgaacctgcCCCCTCCAACATGAGGTGCAACCAAATGCCACTACCGgatgctactagaccacaaggtcattggcaataTCGACATGTTTAATTTGTATTGTCTTGATCTTAAACTAGTAACTCCATATCTTgttatgtataaattaaatattagccTGTCTTTGTATctggaaaatgatatatgtattcTTAACTTTTATTCTCACACTCATACTTTTTACCCTCTAATAACGCAGTATATTtcgtta of Ipomoea triloba cultivar NCNSP0323 chromosome 3, ASM357664v1 contains these proteins:
- the LOC116012197 gene encoding HMG-Y-related protein A-like, with product MASERVNKPPSHPEYPEMIIEAIDALKQEEGSNKTSISRYIESKYGELPSAHSKLLTFHLDRMKQSGELIFLKNNYIKAGPGVPPKRGRGRPRKDPNAPPVPKKPKPSPGPSTVTLSKTGRPRGRPRKVKPQPSQPQNGLEMS